From a single Micromonospora sp. WMMD1102 genomic region:
- a CDS encoding Pls/PosA family non-ribosomal peptide synthetase, which translates to MTGPAPVTPREAATVAPRTPTPDIRPDRPGPVLTAQGADNRVRWRPGERLHHLFEQRCDRFAAEGDPGHLAVDDGERRLTFAELDARANQFARLLRARGVRPGDRVGLLLDRSASAYLAMLAVSKIHAVYVPVDAGFPADRIGFVLSDAGVETVVTLGSLADRLDGLPGTVILLDTSPDLDHYPCHRIGPHELRRGEVGRDELDPDDPGPGGRDLAYLIYTSGSTGRPKGVAIDQANICNFVRVAVECYGLRPEDRVYQGMTIAFDFSVEEIWVPLVAGATLVPSTAPGALVGSDLADFLARNRVTALCCVPTLLATIEEELPQLRFVLVSGEACPARLVDRWHRPGRTLLNVYGPTETSVTATWSRLEPGRPVTIGVPLPTYSVVILDSAQRLLPVGATGEIGVAGIGLSPGYVNRPDLTARAFVPDTVGIPDNPSGRIYRTGDLGRITPDGQLEYLGRIDSQVKVRGYRIELTEIESVLLRLPEVAQAAVTTYQPEPGVVELAAFYTRRGGADALDPAAALAALRGRLPGYMVPAYLEELPELPTLPSDKVDRKRLPAPSGPRTLPTTPLVAPVGKTESALADLLADLLRVDRVSVRDDFFTDLGADSLVMSRYCARLRERLRVDVSIKDVYLHPTVRALAVVVAAEVPPAPPEPARPAHRVPSDLEWYGCAVFQTLFGLGYVVLLAAVVLTGYNWITDGSGAAGFALRSLGFGVAWFVALAVLPVALKWLLVGRWRAGTFPIWGLRYLRFWVVKRMIRANPLVLFAGSPVYNLYLRALGAKVGPGALVLSRSVPVCTDLVEIGAGTVVGKGVSFSGYRAEAGWITTGPVRLGRNANVGEGCVLDLDTVLGDGAHLGHASSPRAGQVVPAGARFHGSPAVPGGSGNPAPEPRRCSAARRGAYGVVQLAGRVVLDTQLLVVLAALAFALDVSTVPGSTLMYLGGFLLAALLVLAVPRLANLFLTADRVYPLYGWRWICYQTVSRFSNVPFFNLLFGDSSYVVGYLRAVGWRFRQVRQTGSNFGCGQKHDTPFLCEVRGGVLVSDGLSMGNARYSPSSFALSQVTINAENFLGNRIIFPAGARVGDDCLLATKVMVPIDGPVRSGVGLLGSPPFEIPRSVRRDTAFDAYRSGDEFRRRLARKNRSNVCTMGWYLLSGWLLFHLAIQIVVRVEGIHDGARPNLWTFSAGIVLAVLTIVGYSVLVDWLCLGFRRLRPLHCSIYDPRYWRHERYWKLTGVGHLGLFNGTPLKPMLLRLHGVRVGRRVFDDGCGMPERTLVEIGDHCTLSEGSTLHSHSLEDGSFKTDRIRLGSGCSVGTGALVHYGVELADGVLVAPDSFVMKGSSLPSGTVWRGNPARQVPAG; encoded by the coding sequence GTGACGGGGCCGGCCCCGGTGACACCCCGGGAGGCGGCCACGGTCGCGCCCCGTACCCCGACCCCGGACATCCGCCCCGACCGCCCCGGTCCGGTGCTGACGGCACAGGGCGCGGACAACCGGGTTCGCTGGCGGCCGGGTGAGCGCCTGCACCATCTCTTCGAGCAGCGGTGCGACCGGTTCGCCGCCGAGGGCGACCCGGGGCACCTGGCCGTGGACGACGGCGAGCGCAGGCTGACCTTCGCCGAACTGGACGCCCGGGCCAACCAGTTCGCCCGGCTGCTCCGGGCCCGTGGCGTACGCCCGGGGGACCGGGTCGGGCTGCTGCTCGACCGGTCGGCCTCCGCCTATCTGGCCATGCTCGCGGTTTCCAAGATCCATGCCGTGTACGTCCCCGTGGACGCCGGTTTCCCGGCGGATCGGATCGGCTTCGTACTCTCCGACGCAGGTGTCGAAACCGTCGTCACGCTCGGCAGCCTGGCCGACCGGCTCGACGGCCTCCCCGGCACGGTGATCCTGCTCGACACCTCCCCGGACCTCGACCACTACCCGTGCCACCGCATCGGGCCGCACGAACTCCGGCGGGGCGAGGTCGGGCGGGACGAACTCGATCCGGACGATCCGGGGCCCGGCGGGCGCGACCTGGCCTACCTGATCTACACCTCCGGCAGTACCGGCCGGCCCAAGGGCGTCGCCATCGACCAGGCGAACATCTGCAACTTCGTCCGGGTGGCCGTGGAGTGTTACGGGCTGCGTCCGGAGGACCGCGTCTACCAGGGGATGACGATCGCCTTCGACTTCTCGGTCGAGGAGATCTGGGTGCCGCTGGTCGCCGGCGCGACGCTGGTGCCCAGCACCGCCCCCGGGGCGCTGGTCGGCAGCGACCTGGCCGACTTCCTCGCCCGCAACCGGGTCACCGCGCTCTGTTGCGTGCCGACGCTGCTGGCCACGATCGAGGAGGAGCTGCCGCAGCTGCGGTTCGTGCTGGTCTCCGGCGAGGCGTGCCCGGCACGGTTGGTGGACCGGTGGCACCGGCCGGGACGTACGCTGCTGAACGTCTACGGACCGACCGAGACCTCGGTCACCGCCACCTGGAGCCGGCTGGAGCCGGGCCGGCCGGTGACGATCGGGGTGCCGCTGCCGACGTACTCGGTGGTGATCCTGGATTCCGCGCAGCGGCTGCTGCCGGTCGGCGCGACCGGCGAGATCGGGGTCGCCGGGATCGGCCTCTCCCCGGGGTACGTCAACCGGCCCGACCTGACCGCCCGGGCGTTCGTCCCGGACACCGTCGGCATCCCGGACAACCCGTCGGGACGGATCTACCGGACCGGGGACCTGGGCCGGATCACCCCGGACGGACAGCTCGAATACCTGGGCCGGATCGACAGCCAGGTGAAGGTGCGGGGCTACCGGATCGAGCTGACCGAGATCGAGTCGGTGCTGCTGCGGCTGCCGGAGGTGGCCCAGGCGGCGGTGACGACGTACCAGCCGGAGCCCGGTGTGGTCGAGCTCGCCGCCTTCTACACCCGCCGGGGTGGCGCGGACGCGCTGGATCCGGCGGCGGCACTGGCCGCGCTGCGCGGCCGGCTGCCCGGCTACATGGTGCCGGCATACCTGGAGGAGTTGCCGGAGCTGCCGACGCTGCCCAGCGACAAGGTGGACCGCAAGCGGCTGCCGGCGCCGTCCGGGCCACGCACGCTGCCGACCACGCCGCTGGTCGCACCGGTCGGCAAGACCGAGTCGGCGCTGGCGGACCTCCTCGCCGACCTGCTGCGGGTGGACCGGGTTTCGGTCCGGGACGACTTCTTCACCGACCTCGGCGCCGACTCGCTGGTGATGTCCCGGTACTGCGCCCGGCTGCGCGAACGGCTGCGCGTCGACGTGTCGATAAAGGACGTGTACCTGCATCCGACCGTGCGTGCCCTCGCGGTCGTCGTCGCGGCGGAAGTCCCGCCGGCACCGCCCGAACCGGCGCGTCCGGCCCACCGCGTCCCGAGCGATCTCGAATGGTACGGCTGCGCGGTGTTCCAGACCCTCTTCGGCCTGGGGTACGTCGTGCTGCTCGCCGCGGTGGTACTCACCGGCTACAACTGGATCACCGACGGCAGCGGTGCGGCCGGATTCGCGCTGCGCTCGCTGGGCTTCGGGGTGGCCTGGTTCGTGGCCCTGGCGGTGCTGCCGGTGGCGCTGAAGTGGCTGCTCGTCGGGCGGTGGCGGGCCGGCACCTTTCCGATCTGGGGGTTGCGCTACCTCCGGTTCTGGGTGGTGAAGCGGATGATCCGGGCCAATCCGCTGGTCCTCTTCGCCGGATCGCCGGTCTACAACCTCTACCTGCGGGCGCTGGGCGCGAAGGTCGGCCCGGGTGCGCTGGTGCTGTCCCGCTCGGTGCCGGTCTGCACCGACCTGGTCGAGATCGGTGCCGGGACCGTCGTCGGCAAGGGGGTGAGCTTCTCCGGTTACCGGGCCGAGGCCGGCTGGATCACCACCGGCCCGGTCCGGCTGGGCCGGAACGCGAACGTGGGCGAGGGCTGCGTGCTCGACCTCGACACCGTACTCGGCGACGGCGCGCACCTCGGGCACGCCTCGTCGCCGCGCGCCGGGCAGGTCGTACCGGCCGGAGCGCGCTTCCACGGCTCACCGGCGGTACCCGGCGGCAGCGGCAATCCGGCCCCGGAGCCCCGACGCTGCTCGGCAGCCCGCCGGGGTGCCTACGGCGTCGTCCAGCTCGCCGGCCGGGTCGTGCTGGACACCCAGCTACTCGTCGTACTCGCCGCGCTCGCCTTCGCGCTGGACGTCAGCACGGTCCCCGGGTCGACGCTGATGTATCTCGGCGGATTCCTGCTCGCTGCCCTGTTGGTGCTGGCGGTGCCCCGGCTGGCGAACCTCTTCCTCACCGCCGACCGGGTCTACCCGCTCTACGGCTGGCGGTGGATCTGCTACCAGACCGTCTCCCGGTTCAGTAACGTGCCGTTCTTCAACCTCCTCTTCGGAGACAGCTCGTACGTGGTCGGCTATCTCCGGGCGGTCGGCTGGCGATTCCGGCAGGTACGGCAGACCGGCTCGAACTTCGGCTGCGGGCAGAAGCACGACACGCCCTTTCTCTGCGAGGTACGCGGCGGGGTGCTGGTCTCCGACGGGCTGTCGATGGGCAACGCCCGCTACTCGCCCAGCTCGTTTGCGCTGTCCCAGGTCACCATCAACGCGGAGAACTTCCTCGGCAACCGGATCATCTTCCCGGCCGGCGCCCGGGTGGGCGACGACTGCCTGCTGGCGACGAAGGTGATGGTGCCGATCGACGGCCCGGTCCGCTCCGGCGTCGGGTTGCTGGGGTCGCCGCCGTTCGAGATCCCCCGCTCGGTACGCCGGGACACCGCCTTCGACGCGTACCGGAGCGGGGACGAGTTCCGCCGCCGGCTGGCCCGGAAGAACCGATCGAACGTCTGCACCATGGGCTGGTACCTGCTCAGCGGCTGGCTGCTCTTCCACCTCGCCATCCAGATCGTGGTACGGGTGGAGGGCATCCACGACGGTGCCCGGCCGAACCTCTGGACGTTCAGTGCCGGAATCGTCCTCGCCGTGCTGACGATCGTCGGCTACTCGGTGCTGGTGGACTGGCTCTGCCTCGGTTTCCGCCGGCTGCGCCCGCTGCACTGCTCGATCTACGACCCCCGGTACTGGCGGCACGAGCGGTACTGGAAGCTCACCGGGGTCGGGCATCTCGGCCTGTTCAACGGCACCCCGCTCAAGCCGATGTTGCTGCGCCTGCACGGTGTACGGGTCGGCCGGCGGGTCTTCGACGACGGCTGCGGGATGCCGGAGCGGACCCTGGTGGAGATCGGCGACCACTGCACCCTGAGCGAGGGGTCGACGCTGCACTCCCACTCGCTGGAGGACGGGTCGTTCAAGACGGATCGGATCCGGCTCGGTAGCGGCTGCTCGGTCGGCACGGGTGCCCTGGTGCACTACGGCGTGGAGCTGGCCGACGGGGTGCTGGTGGCGCCGGACTCGTTCGTGATGAAGGGCAGCAGCCTGCCGTCCGGCACCGTCTGGCGGGGCAACCCGGCCCGCCAGGTGCCGGCGGGATAG
- a CDS encoding efflux RND transporter periplasmic adaptor subunit gives MRRRLLLRSGVLVLLVGAATACTASEPEAETPGLAARGTTLTTAKPARQNLDNRVSLSGKVTINPVFGVVAPVTGQIRYRDVEQPRSTPTKPTRVASIWAKGRSHRVDVPAGAVFAGRLLDDRSNVAVGMPVVSAKRIGYGLVAEIDGAQAYQISDSVATVQAQIKNGPGPFACKVLGTIAALPAGTIPDPPAPEPSTDPSAGPGAPPAPPRPDPGRPVEPSEPTGMRLVCAAPSNVKLINGAVATLEVVTARAKNALVLPVEAVAGGQGSGKVDVVGPDGTRETRDVVLGLSDGKVVQIKSGLTGDETVAVPGPNLPPAKPAQPGGPADPMGGK, from the coding sequence GTGCGAAGGCGATTACTGCTGCGTTCGGGTGTGCTCGTGTTGCTCGTCGGTGCGGCCACCGCGTGCACGGCGTCCGAGCCGGAGGCCGAGACTCCCGGCCTCGCGGCCCGGGGCACCACCCTGACCACCGCCAAGCCGGCTCGGCAGAACCTCGACAATCGGGTCAGCCTCTCCGGCAAGGTCACCATCAATCCCGTCTTCGGAGTGGTCGCCCCGGTCACCGGCCAGATCCGTTATCGCGACGTCGAGCAGCCGAGGAGCACGCCGACCAAGCCGACCCGGGTGGCGAGCATCTGGGCCAAGGGCAGGTCGCACCGGGTCGACGTCCCGGCCGGAGCCGTCTTCGCCGGTCGACTCCTGGACGACCGGTCCAACGTCGCGGTGGGGATGCCGGTGGTGTCGGCGAAACGAATCGGCTACGGACTGGTCGCGGAGATCGACGGCGCTCAGGCGTACCAGATCTCCGACTCGGTGGCCACCGTGCAGGCCCAGATCAAGAACGGGCCCGGTCCGTTCGCCTGCAAGGTTCTCGGCACCATCGCCGCGCTGCCGGCCGGCACGATCCCGGACCCGCCGGCCCCGGAGCCGTCGACCGACCCGTCCGCCGGCCCGGGGGCACCACCTGCCCCACCGCGACCGGACCCGGGGCGGCCGGTCGAACCGTCCGAGCCGACCGGCATGCGACTGGTCTGCGCGGCGCCGTCGAACGTCAAACTGATCAACGGTGCCGTCGCCACCCTGGAGGTGGTGACCGCCCGGGCGAAGAACGCGCTGGTGCTCCCGGTCGAGGCCGTCGCCGGCGGGCAGGGCAGCGGCAAGGTGGACGTGGTCGGCCCGGACGGCACCCGGGAGACCCGGGACGTGGTGCTCGGGCTCAGCGACGGCAAGGTCGTGCAGATCAAGTCAGGACTGACCGGGGACGAGACGGTCGCCGTCCCCGGCCCCAACCTGCCGCCGGCCAAGCCGGCACAGCCCGGCGGCCCCGCCGACCCGATGGGCGGGAAATGA
- a CDS encoding ABC transporter permease: MIRLSGRFRSATIIGLQGIRARKMRTFLSMVSLFLGVLAVVVVQAGAETLERAQLENLALQVGKDGTRQAYLPGTAQSVQTSIDTLANRPDAVAIATRQAIVGEPGVAPVNPGGAPFDQPGGYGGPGGPMYCDQYGCRPTSPGGDTAAPVSGQAIELILNTLTGDIRQFKPFRPVSGRWLDFASAPSLAPGLVLNEEAAKGFSRHQVPAEMRIDGATANPTPRIIGVVDDGNPQPVAYARADELATWLPPATGTGEFGPGLQVMMAPGSGELERLLVLRLTATGVPADQIHFETIQARKEIARDLALIRWIFLGMASLVLLIGVAGILNVGLATVGERVEEFALRRAVGTSRLLLAGIVLAETLLTGLLTAAAAIGASALALSAAGTLLAGRAPFLADMVFPWQAGVAGVVAGLVAGLLGGLIPAVRAARIPIATVMRA; the protein is encoded by the coding sequence GTGATCCGGCTCTCCGGCAGGTTCCGGTCCGCGACGATCATCGGCCTGCAGGGCATCCGGGCCCGGAAGATGCGTACCTTCCTGTCGATGGTGAGCCTCTTCCTCGGCGTACTGGCCGTGGTGGTGGTGCAGGCCGGCGCCGAGACCCTCGAACGGGCCCAGTTGGAGAACCTCGCGCTACAGGTGGGCAAGGACGGCACCCGCCAGGCGTACCTGCCGGGAACCGCGCAGAGCGTCCAGACCAGCATCGACACCCTGGCCAACCGGCCGGACGCGGTCGCGATCGCCACCCGGCAGGCGATCGTCGGCGAGCCGGGAGTCGCCCCGGTCAACCCCGGCGGAGCACCGTTCGACCAGCCTGGCGGCTACGGCGGTCCCGGCGGCCCGATGTACTGCGACCAGTACGGCTGCCGGCCCACGTCACCCGGCGGCGACACGGCCGCCCCGGTTTCCGGCCAGGCGATCGAGCTGATCCTGAACACGTTGACCGGCGACATCCGCCAGTTCAAGCCGTTCCGGCCGGTCTCCGGGCGGTGGCTGGACTTCGCCTCGGCGCCGTCCCTGGCACCCGGGCTGGTGCTCAACGAGGAGGCGGCGAAGGGCTTCAGCCGGCACCAGGTACCGGCCGAGATGCGCATCGACGGCGCGACCGCCAACCCGACGCCCCGGATCATCGGCGTGGTCGACGACGGCAACCCGCAGCCGGTCGCCTACGCCCGCGCCGACGAACTGGCCACCTGGCTGCCACCGGCCACCGGCACCGGCGAGTTCGGTCCGGGACTCCAGGTGATGATGGCTCCGGGCAGCGGCGAGCTGGAACGGCTGCTGGTGCTCCGGCTCACCGCGACCGGGGTACCGGCCGACCAGATCCACTTCGAGACGATCCAGGCCCGCAAGGAGATCGCCCGCGACCTCGCGCTGATCCGCTGGATCTTCCTCGGCATGGCGAGCCTGGTGCTGCTGATCGGGGTGGCGGGCATCCTCAACGTCGGGCTGGCGACCGTGGGGGAGCGGGTCGAGGAGTTCGCGCTGCGCCGGGCGGTCGGCACCTCGCGACTGCTGCTGGCCGGCATCGTCCTGGCCGAGACCCTGCTCACCGGTCTGCTCACCGCCGCGGCCGCCATCGGGGCGTCCGCGCTGGCCCTGAGCGCGGCCGGCACACTCCTCGCCGGCCGGGCGCCGTTCCTGGCGGACATGGTGTTCCCGTGGCAGGCGGGTGTCGCGGGCGTCGTCGCCGGCCTGGTGGCCGGGCTGCTCGGCGGACTCATCCCGGCCGTCCGGGCCGCCCGCATCCCGATCGCCACCGTCATGCGGGCCTGA
- a CDS encoding GNAT family N-acetyltransferase gives MTHERSGVPVLRRLTGTDALALRDRLVETYAAVFCAPPWNDPPERAARFGELLSGWARMPGFVAVLAEADGTAEVGGASEVGGMAAVGGMAEAGGATGSGGYGGAVRGFALGLTTPAPFPTDRAYGQVRRLLGPAAETLPGWLEVAELAVRPAARRSGLGRRLLAALTGERPAWLLTVPQVAGTTDFYDAVGWIRHGTGYGITLYTNQPLPR, from the coding sequence GTGACCCACGAGCGGTCCGGTGTACCCGTGCTGCGCCGATTGACCGGGACGGACGCGCTGGCGCTGCGCGACCGGCTGGTCGAGACGTACGCGGCGGTGTTCTGTGCGCCGCCGTGGAACGATCCGCCCGAGCGGGCCGCCCGGTTCGGTGAACTGCTGTCCGGCTGGGCCCGGATGCCCGGCTTCGTCGCCGTACTGGCCGAAGCCGACGGGACCGCCGAAGTCGGTGGAGCCTCGGAAGTCGGTGGGATGGCCGCAGTCGGTGGGATGGCCGAAGCCGGCGGGGCCACCGGATCCGGGGGTTACGGTGGGGCGGTTCGTGGATTCGCGCTCGGGTTGACCACGCCGGCCCCGTTCCCCACCGACCGCGCCTACGGGCAGGTGCGCCGCCTGCTCGGACCGGCGGCCGAGACGCTCCCCGGCTGGCTGGAGGTGGCCGAACTGGCGGTACGTCCGGCTGCCCGACGGTCGGGACTCGGTCGACGGCTGTTGGCCGCGCTGACCGGCGAGCGGCCGGCATGGCTGCTGACCGTCCCGCAGGTCGCCGGTACCACCGACTTCTACGACGCGGTGGGCTGGATCCGGCACGGCACCGGGTACGGCATCACGCTCTACACCAACCAGCCGCTGCCGCGCTGA
- a CDS encoding helix-turn-helix transcriptional regulator, with translation MVKPTRVTNSIRALRFAAGEMTQAQLAERIGVTRQTIIAIEQGRYSPSLEMAFQIAHVFAVPIDEVFHYPAPGGEQS, from the coding sequence GTGGTCAAGCCGACCCGGGTGACGAACTCGATCCGCGCCCTCAGGTTCGCGGCCGGCGAGATGACGCAGGCCCAGCTCGCCGAGCGGATCGGGGTGACCCGCCAGACCATCATCGCGATCGAGCAGGGCCGCTACTCGCCGTCCCTGGAGATGGCGTTCCAGATCGCCCACGTCTTCGCCGTACCGATCGACGAAGTGTTCCACTATCCCGCCCCCGGAGGTGAGCAGTCGTGA
- a CDS encoding glycosyltransferase family 39 protein: MTEHAVGPAATVGSPDPNATDVPGAAPHGANAPGPDSGGTDSGGTDSPGTDSAGTSATGAGGTGGGGRVALAPVAWRPLGVVAGLVAAVLLATNGGYGYHRDELYFLMLQPDWGYRDQPPLTPAIARLADTLSGGSLWGLRVPATLGVLAALLLAALLARELGGGALAQTLAAAGLGTGGATLIFGHVLLTAGFDMVVWLGIVLCVSRALLRHQPRWWLLAGAVLGIGLYNKLLVVLLLVGLGAGLLAVGPRRVLLDRWLWAGVGLALLVGAPNLVYQLSHELPQADMAAAIAEDKGAESRSTFVPFQFLLIGPPLAAVWLAGLVGLLRRPPWRPVRAVAVAYLVVCVLVLVSGGQPYYPYGLLGALFAAGCVVLADWLGRGRQRTRKLVVGTAYLLNAVSSAVIALPLLPVGALGATPVPGINITAADSVGWPRYVDQVVRAYDALPPADRAVAVVLTANYGEAGALTRLGADRLPAIYSGHNELGYYGPPPESATVLVGVGVGEEGELRRYFGTCRLAGRLDNGVGVDNEEQGVPIVVCRDRRLTWAELWPKVRHFD, encoded by the coding sequence ATGACCGAGCACGCCGTCGGACCCGCCGCGACCGTCGGGTCGCCGGACCCGAACGCCACGGACGTACCCGGAGCGGCTCCGCACGGAGCGAACGCGCCCGGCCCGGACTCGGGTGGCACGGACTCGGGTGGCACGGACTCGCCCGGCACGGACTCGGCTGGCACGAGTGCGACGGGGGCGGGCGGGACCGGCGGCGGTGGGCGGGTCGCCCTCGCCCCGGTCGCGTGGCGTCCGCTCGGCGTCGTCGCCGGCCTGGTCGCCGCCGTGCTGCTGGCCACCAACGGCGGTTACGGCTACCACCGCGACGAGCTGTACTTCCTGATGCTCCAACCCGACTGGGGCTACCGGGACCAGCCGCCGCTGACCCCGGCGATCGCCCGGCTGGCCGACACTCTCTCCGGCGGCTCGCTCTGGGGGCTGCGGGTGCCGGCCACCCTCGGGGTACTGGCCGCGCTGCTGCTGGCGGCCCTGCTCGCCCGGGAACTCGGCGGCGGCGCGCTCGCGCAGACCCTGGCCGCGGCCGGTCTGGGCACCGGCGGGGCCACGCTGATCTTCGGACACGTACTGCTGACCGCCGGTTTCGACATGGTGGTCTGGCTCGGCATCGTCCTCTGTGTCAGCCGGGCGCTGCTGCGGCACCAGCCGCGCTGGTGGCTGCTGGCCGGGGCGGTGCTCGGGATCGGCCTCTACAACAAACTGCTCGTGGTGCTGCTGCTGGTCGGGCTCGGCGCCGGGTTGCTGGCTGTCGGCCCGCGCCGGGTACTGCTCGACCGCTGGCTCTGGGCGGGCGTCGGGCTGGCCCTGCTGGTCGGTGCACCGAACCTCGTCTACCAGCTCAGCCACGAACTGCCGCAGGCGGATATGGCGGCGGCGATTGCCGAGGACAAGGGCGCCGAATCGCGGAGCACCTTCGTGCCGTTCCAGTTCCTGCTGATCGGCCCCCCGCTGGCGGCTGTCTGGCTGGCCGGGCTGGTCGGACTGCTGCGCCGCCCACCGTGGCGACCGGTACGCGCAGTCGCCGTGGCCTACCTGGTGGTCTGCGTACTGGTGCTGGTGTCGGGCGGCCAGCCGTACTACCCGTACGGGCTGCTCGGCGCGCTCTTCGCCGCCGGGTGTGTGGTGCTGGCCGACTGGCTGGGCCGGGGACGGCAGCGGACCCGCAAGCTCGTGGTCGGTACGGCGTACCTGCTCAACGCGGTGTCGAGCGCGGTGATCGCGCTGCCGCTGCTGCCGGTGGGGGCGCTCGGTGCCACCCCGGTGCCTGGGATCAACATCACCGCCGCCGACTCGGTCGGCTGGCCCCGCTACGTCGACCAGGTGGTCCGGGCGTACGACGCCCTGCCGCCCGCCGACCGGGCCGTGGCGGTCGTGTTGACCGCCAACTACGGCGAGGCGGGTGCGCTCACCCGGCTCGGCGCCGACCGGCTCCCCGCCATCTACAGTGGACACAACGAGCTCGGCTACTACGGCCCGCCACCGGAGTCGGCGACCGTGCTGGTCGGAGTCGGGGTGGGCGAGGAGGGTGAACTCCGGCGGTACTTCGGCACCTGCCGGCTCGCCGGACGGCTGGACAACGGGGTCGGGGTCGACAACGAGGAACAGGGCGTGCCGATCGTGGTCTGCCGTGACCGCCGGCTGACCTGGGCCGAGCTGTGGCCGAAGGTCCGGCACTTCGACTGA
- a CDS encoding NAD(P)-dependent alcohol dehydrogenase, giving the protein MRAAVYRSYGPPDVVRIEEVPTPVPGGQEIVVRVHAATLDVTDATARCGSPGYSRLFFGLRRPKWTVLGSDFAGVVEAVGSAVTRVRVGDEVVGVTGPDFGAHAEYVRIHQDGALAPKPANLDFAEAVALADATALAFLRDRARLRPGESLLVNGASGAVGSAAVQLGRHFGARVTGVCSTAHLELVRELGAEEVLDYTTVDFTRSGRRYDVVFDVAGTSSFGRSRRVLTPTGRYLSPVPSPGLLVQMPWTTAFGRRRAIVAFTGLRKAAEKTRDLLFTRELAQAGTLRPVIAARYPLERITEAHQHLDRGKYGNIVVTMTGAGTDTTRAG; this is encoded by the coding sequence GTGAGAGCAGCCGTCTACCGAAGCTACGGTCCACCCGACGTCGTCCGGATCGAGGAGGTTCCGACGCCGGTCCCCGGCGGCCAGGAGATCGTGGTCCGGGTGCACGCCGCGACCTTGGACGTCACCGACGCCACCGCCCGGTGCGGTTCACCGGGCTACTCGCGGCTCTTCTTCGGGCTGCGCCGGCCGAAGTGGACGGTGCTGGGCTCCGACTTCGCCGGAGTGGTCGAGGCGGTCGGCTCCGCCGTGACCCGGGTCCGGGTCGGCGACGAGGTCGTCGGGGTCACCGGGCCGGACTTCGGCGCGCACGCCGAGTACGTCCGGATCCACCAGGACGGCGCGCTCGCCCCCAAGCCGGCGAACCTCGACTTCGCCGAGGCGGTCGCCCTGGCCGACGCGACCGCGCTGGCGTTCCTGCGCGACCGGGCCCGGCTGCGTCCGGGCGAGTCGCTCCTGGTCAACGGCGCCTCCGGAGCCGTCGGAAGCGCCGCGGTGCAACTCGGCCGGCACTTCGGTGCCCGGGTCACCGGAGTGTGCAGCACCGCCCACCTCGAACTGGTACGCGAACTCGGCGCCGAGGAGGTGCTCGACTACACCACTGTGGACTTCACCCGTTCCGGCCGGCGCTACGACGTCGTCTTCGACGTGGCCGGCACGAGTTCGTTCGGGCGGTCCCGCCGGGTGCTCACCCCGACCGGCCGCTATCTCAGTCCGGTCCCGTCACCGGGCCTGCTGGTCCAGATGCCCTGGACGACGGCGTTCGGCCGGCGCAGGGCGATAGTGGCGTTCACCGGGCTGCGGAAGGCGGCGGAGAAGACCCGGGACCTGTTGTTCACCCGGGAGTTGGCGCAGGCCGGCACGCTCCGGCCGGTCATCGCCGCCCGCTATCCCCTGGAGCGGATCACCGAGGCGCACCAGCATCTCGACCGCGGCAAGTACGGCAACATCGTGGTCACCATGACCGGAGCCGGCACCGACACTACTCGTGCCGGCTGA
- a CDS encoding ABC transporter ATP-binding protein gives MTALLELDGITKTLKGQRAPRTILDGVDLTVDGGESVAIVGRSGSGKSTLLSLIGLFDRPDGGRYLLGGRDISRLPERRAAALRSAEFGFVFQRFFLLGHLTAAQNVAMALVNGQGWLPRRKRRARTMAALDQVGIAHLAKHRPARLSGGEQQRVAVARALVREPRLLLADEPTGALDTETGNLVIEVMRSATDRGCGLILVTHDWDHANKMSRVLRLSDGLLRPAATTDPDEAWTPEAAPTGSSAPVPAGAAGPVDVPAGSGSVSAPYAGQEGKVR, from the coding sequence ATGACGGCGCTGCTGGAACTGGACGGCATCACCAAGACGCTGAAGGGCCAGCGCGCGCCACGGACGATCCTCGACGGCGTCGACCTGACCGTCGACGGTGGAGAGAGTGTGGCGATCGTCGGTCGGTCCGGCTCGGGCAAGAGCACCCTGCTCAGCCTGATCGGCCTCTTCGACCGGCCGGACGGCGGTCGCTATCTGCTCGGCGGCCGGGACATCAGCCGGCTGCCCGAGCGCCGGGCGGCGGCCCTGCGCAGCGCCGAGTTCGGCTTCGTGTTCCAGCGGTTCTTCCTGCTGGGGCATCTCACGGCCGCGCAGAACGTGGCGATGGCGCTGGTCAACGGGCAGGGCTGGCTGCCGCGCCGCAAGCGCCGGGCCCGCACCATGGCCGCCCTCGACCAGGTCGGCATCGCGCACCTGGCGAAGCACCGTCCGGCCCGGCTCTCCGGCGGTGAACAGCAGCGGGTGGCCGTCGCCCGCGCCCTGGTCCGGGAACCCCGCCTGCTGCTCGCCGACGAGCCGACCGGCGCGCTGGACACCGAGACCGGCAACCTGGTGATCGAGGTGATGCGCTCGGCCACCGACCGGGGCTGTGGGCTGATCCTGGTCACCCACGACTGGGACCATGCCAACAAGATGAGCCGGGTGCTGCGGCTCAGCGACGGATTGCTGCGGCCCGCCGCCACGACCGATCCGGACGAGGCGTGGACGCCGGAGGCCGCCCCGACCGGCTCCTCCGCACCGGTGCCGGCCGGGGCTGCCGGGCCGGTGGACGTGCCGGCCGGGAGCGGGTCGGTCAGTGCGCCGTACGCCGGCCAGGAAGGGAAGGTCCGGTGA